GGCCGCATGACCCGCATCGCCGTCCTCGCCGACCTGCATGCCAACCTGTCGGCGACGCTGGCGGTTCACGCCGACATCCAGCGGCGGCGCATCGGCGAGCTGTGGGTGCTCGGTGACCTCGTGGGCAAGGGACCGCGCCCGCGCGAGGTGCTCGAATGGACGCAGGAACACGCCGCGCGCGTGATCCAGGGCAACTGGGACGCCCGCGTTGCCGGCGCCACCCACCGCCCCCAGGACCTGTGGCCGCGCAGCAAGCTCACGCCGGCGCAGCTCTCCTACCTCTCTGAATTGCCCTACGGCATCGAGGAGGAGTTCGGCGGGGCGTGGTGGCGCTTCGTCCACGCGAGTTCGCGCGGGCTCTTTCACCGCCTCTATCCCCACAGCAGCCTCTCCGAGCAGCTTGACGCCTTTCTCCCCAACCCGGCGCTCGGCCTCAAGGAATACGCCGACGTGCTCGTGTACGCCGACACCCACGAGGCGCTGTTTCTGGATGTGGAAGGCCGCCCGCTGATCAACTGCGGCAGCGTGGGCAACCCGCTCGACTCGACGTTGCCGTGCTACCTGATTCTCGATTTTGGTCAGGGCGGCCCCGGCTACACCGCGTCTTTCGTGCGCCTGACTTACGACCGCGACGAGGAAATCGCCGCCGCCGAGGCGAGCGGGATGCCTTTTACCCGCGAGTACGTCACTGAACTGCTCACCGGGGCGTATCAGAAACGCCG
The nucleotide sequence above comes from Deinococcus reticulitermitis. Encoded proteins:
- a CDS encoding metallophosphoesterase family protein, with the translated sequence MTRIAVLADLHANLSATLAVHADIQRRRIGELWVLGDLVGKGPRPREVLEWTQEHAARVIQGNWDARVAGATHRPQDLWPRSKLTPAQLSYLSELPYGIEEEFGGAWWRFVHASSRGLFHRLYPHSSLSEQLDAFLPNPALGLKEYADVLVYADTHEALFLDVEGRPLINCGSVGNPLDSTLPCYLILDFGQGGPGYTASFVRLTYDRDEEIAAAEASGMPFTREYVTELLTGAYQKRRARLGE